The genomic region GGCCGGATCCGGATGGGCGAGGGAGGATACGGGAGCACCATCAGGATGCGCATCCTGCGCCTTCCCCCCGCTCACCTGTCATCGAAGCTTTTATACAGCCGTCCGGTTAGAATCGCAGCACAAACGGGTTAGAAACACGCGCCAAGCTCCCAAACCGAGGCTTGGGCCAATCCCCGGGATATAAGGGCGTTGCCTGTTGCCGAAGGCTTACCGCCTTCTAACCCCCTCGATACAGCCTCCCAACCCCCCGCTTTTACAGTGAGGTCAGGATGAAGAGCACGCCTTTGGTGTCCCATTCCTGTTCACGGGAGCGATCGATCGTGATGAATGAAATCGTTCCCCGGGTGTGTGAGATCCCGGCCCCTTCGAGGGTTACGATGAAAATCCCGATGGCGCGTCCGCTGATCGACGAGGAAACCCGCCAGGCCGTCCTGGAGGTGCTGGCATCGGGGCGCCTGGCCCAGGGCCCGCGTGTGCTGGAGTTCGAGGAACGCTTCGCGGAGTGGAACGAGGTGCCTTTCGCCATCGCCGTGTCCAGCGGGACCGCGGCGTTGCTCCTCGCGCTGATGGCCCTCGGGGTCGGCCCGGGCGATGAGGTGATCACCACACCCCTCACCTTCGCCGCCACCGCCAATGTGGTCCTGTTCGTAGGAGCCCGCCCGGTGTTCGCCGACATCGACCCGATGACGCTGAACCTGGATCCCGAGGCGGTGGAGCGACGGATCACCGCCCGCACCCGGGCCATCCTTCTGGTCCATCTGTATGGCAACCCGTGCGAGATGGAAGCGTTTCAGGAGCTGACGGAGCGTTACGGCCTGGCCTTGATTGAGGATGCCGCCCACGCGCCCGGCGCGCTGTATCAGGGAAAGCCGGTGGGATCTTTCGGCATCGGATGCTTCTCATTCTATGCCACCAAGAACATAACCACCGGGGAAGGCGGCATGATCACCACCAGTGATCCTCGCCTGGCCCGCCGTCTGCGGATGCTGCGGGATCACGGCCAATCCGCCAAATACGTCCACGAGATCCTCGGATTGAACTTCCGCATGACGGAGCTCCAGGCGACCATCGGGATCGGCCAGCTGATCCATATCGACAGCTGGAACGCCCGACGTCGGGCTCTCGCCGCCATTTACGATGCTCGACTTCGAGGGGTCGACAAGCTGGCCATCACCCCCCGGAGCACTCCCGTTTATCATCTCTACACCATCCGTGTCCCGGCCGGGCTCCGGGATGTGCTCCGCCAGCGCCTGGAGGAGGCCGGGATCGAGACCGGCGTCCATTACCCGATCCCCCTCTATCGTCAGCCGCTTTATCAGCGTCTGGGCTACAACGATTCCCTCCCGGTCGCGGAGCGCGCCACGCAGGAGGTGCTCTCCCTTCCCATCCATCCCGCCCTCCGCGAGGAGGAAATCCTGTATGTCATTGAGACCGTGAACACGTTGATGGACGAGCTGATGGGAGGTTGAGATGAAACCGGTGCGTGTAGGGGTGGTCGGCGTGGGCTCCATGGGGGAGCGGCACTGCCGGGTGCTGGGATCCCTGCGTGGGGTGGAGCTGGTGGGCGTTTATGACCGCTGTCGTGAGCGGGCGCTGGAGGTGGCTGCCCGCTATGAGACCCGGGCGTTCGCCCGCCTGGAGGATCTGGCCGCCGCGGTGGAGGCGGCCACCATCGCCACCCCCACGCCCACCCATGCGGAGATCGCCCTGGAGCTGATCGAACGAGATGTGGCGGTCATGATCGAGAAGCCCATGGCCACCTCCACCATCGAGGCCATGGCCATCTGCGAGGCCGCCCGCCGTCGTCGCGTCCCGGTCCAGGTCGGCCATATCGAGCGCTTCAACCCTGTCTACATCGAGCTCAAGACCATCCTGGAGCCCATGCGGCCCATCAGCCTAACCTTTCGGCGACTGAGCCCCTACGCGGTCAGCAACCGCGACGCCGACGTGATCTTGGACCTCATGGTTCACGATCTGGATCTCGCCATCGATCTGATCGGCGCCCCGCCGGCCCGCATCTACCCGGTGGGACGCCAGGTGTTCTCCGAAGCGGTGGACTACGCCATCCTGACCATGGAGTTCCCGGGCGGGGAGCTGGCCACTCTCTTCGCCTCCCGGGTGACCGAGCAGAAAGTCCGCGCCATTGAGATCACCGCCGCCGAGGCTTACATCGAAGCCGATCTCCTGAACAAGGGGATCACGGTTTACCGCTACACGATCCCGATCTACACCAACGACAACCAGCCGGTGAAATACCGCCAGGAAGGGTGGATGGAACGGATCGGGATCCCCATGGCGGAGCCCCTGGCTCTGGAGCTCCAGCACTTCGTAGACTGCGTGCGAACCGGGAAGACGCCTCAGGTCTCCGCGCAGGATGGCCTCCGGGTCATCCAGCTGGCGGAACGGATCCGAACGCTTCTGTATCAGGGAGCGGCCGTGGCGCTCCGCTTTCCATCCCTCGCCGCCCCCGTCGGGGCGAATCCCCAGCTTTCGGAGGTCGAACGTTGAAGATCGTGTCCGTGGTGGGAGCCCGCCCCGAGTTCATTCAGGCCGCGCCGGTCAGCCGGGCCTTGCGGCAGGAGCACCACGAGGTGCTGGTCCACACCGGCCAGCACTATGACGACCGCATGTCCCGCATCTTCTTCGAGGACCTGGATCTGCCACAGCCGGACTACAACCTGGGGGTGGGCTCCGGGCCTCACGGCCGCCAGACCGGCGAGATGATGGCCCGCCTGGAGGAGGTCCTGTTCCGGGAACAGCCGGACCTGGTCATCGTGCGAGGGGACACCAACTCCACACTGGCCGGGGCTCTGGCGGCAGCGAAGCTGCATATCCCGCTGGCCCACATCGAGGCCGGCGAGCGCAGCTTCAACAAACGGATGCCGGAAGAGATTAACCGGCTGGTGGCCGACCGCCTGGCCGATCTCCACTTCTGCATCACCCGACGCGCGGTGCAGCATCTGGCCCGGGAGGGGATCACCGAGGGGGTTTTCTTCGTCGGGGATGTGATGCTGGACGCGGTGCGGATCTACCTGCCCCGCGCGCTGGAACGAGCGCCCGCCCTGCTGGAGCAGCTCGACCTTTCGCCCGGCGGATACTTGCTGGTCACCGTCCACCGGGCCGGCAACACCGACTCCCCTCACCGTCTCGCCGGGGTCCTCTCCGCCCTGAACGCCATCCCGGAGCCCATCCTGTTCCCGGTTCATCCCCGGACCCGTCAGGCCCTGTCGCGCTACGGCCTTCAAGCAGCGGATCATGTCCGTCTGATCGAGCCGGTGGGCTACCTGGACATGCTCGCCCTGGAGGCCCACGCCCGGATGATCCTCACCGACTCCGGCGGGGTCCAGCGGGAGGCGTATTTCCTCGGCATCCCCTGCCTCACCCTGCGGGAGGAGACCGAGCTGATGGAGACCGTGGAAGTGGGATGGAATCTCCTGGTGGGGACGGATCCCCGTCGCATCGTAGAGGCATGGCGGTCCTTCCGGCCCCGCGGCCCCCGTCCGCCGCTGTTCGGGGACGGCCACGCAGCGGAGCGGATCGCCGCGGTGCTCCGCCAGAGCCCTCCGCGCTTCGGCCAGCACTACCGCTGGCCGGATCAAATACGGCTGCGGACGTTCGAGGACCGAGAACTTTCCCTGATCCCTTCCCCGGGTTGGGGATCCGGCTGAAGCGCCCCAAGGATCCAGGGATGGTCAGGGACATTGTGGAAAGGTTCCCAAGCAGGGAAAGGAGTCATCCATGAACGGAGCCGCGCTTCTGGTGGAAAGCCTGCAGCAACAGGGCGTCTCGGTGATCTTCGGTCTGCCGGGCGATGAAGTCGCGTTCTTCGAGGCGCTCCGGGGCAGCCCCATCCGGTTCATCACCGTGCGCCATGAACAGGCTGCCGCCTTCATGGCGGATGCCTACGGCCGGCTGACCAGGTGCCCAGGGGTCTGTTTCTCCACCCTGGGGCCTGGGGCCACCAACCTGGCCACCGGCCTGGCCAACGCCTTGCTGGACCGCTCCCCCGTGGTGGCCCTCTCGGATCAGGTCCCCACCGATCAGATGCGCTCGGGGGTTCATCAATATATCGACCTGACGGCCATGTTCCAGCCGATCACCAAATGGAGCGCGGTGATCCGCGACCCGGAGCTCATCCCCCCCACCCTGGAATACGCCTTCCGGGTTGCCCGGGCGGAACGGCCCGGACCGGTGCACCTCACCCTTCCGGTGAACGTGCTGGAGCGGGAGTGCTTCCTGTTCCAACTGGGCAGCGAGCTTCCAGAACGTCCGCTCTCCCGAGGCGGTCGTCCGGACCCCCGGGCGCTGCAACAGATGGCCGCGTGGCTTCGCGAGGCCCGGGCCCCGGTCCTGCTCGTGGGCAATCTCCCTCTGCGCGCAGGGTTTCTGGAGGCCCTGCGCCGTTTCATCGAAGCCTACCAGATCCCAACCCTGACCACTTATATGGGCAAGGGAGCCCTGCCCGAGGACCATCCCCTCTGTCTGGGGGTGATCAGCCGTCACGCCCGGGGGGAGCTCGTGGGCCTGTTCACCGCATGTGATCTCATCCTCACCATCGGCTACGATGAGGTGGAGGGTGTCAAGCCCAGCCTGTGGATGGTCGGGAACCACAAGCGCGTGGTCTGCATGGACAGCGTAGTGGAGGGGGAGAGCCCGCTGCTCTCCGCCGACCTCACCCTCGCCGGGGATGTGGCGGCGATCCTGGAAGAGCTGACGGCCCTCGCCCCGGCCGACCGCCAGCCCTGGCTGGAGGTGACCACCGTGCGGGAAGCGATGCAACGGCCCCTGCAACGGCCGCTGGCGGAAACCGCCCCGCTCTCCCCTGCGGCGATCACCCGGACGCTGTCCCGTGTACTTCCGGATCGCGGTGTGATCACCGTGGACGTCGGGCTCAACAAGTATGCCATGGGCCTGACCTATCGCATCCGGGGAAGCCAGCGGATCCTCTTCTCCAACGGGCTTTCCGCGATGGGGTTCGCGCTCCCCGCCGCCCTGGGCGCTCGCCTGGCATGCCCCGAGGAGCCCATCGTGGCGGTCAGCGGCGACGGCGGGTTCCTGATGAACGTCCAGGAGCTGGAAACCAGCGCCCGCCACGGGCTCCCGGTGATCGCCCTGGTGCTGCGGGACAACGCCCTGGGATTGATCCACCGGATGCAGATGGCGCGCTTCGGAGATGCCGTGGGCACCACGCTGGGGAACCCAGACCTGCCGACCCTGGCCGCCGCCTTTGGTGCGAGGGGCATCACCGTGGACAGCGTGGACATCCTGGCGGACGTCCTGATCGAAGCCCTCTCCTCCCATCAGACATGGGTAGTCGACATCCCAACTTCCTATGAGGGATGGCTCCAATGAAGAAACGTCCGAAGCGCATCCTGTTGCTGGGCGCAGGGGGACCACCGGGGATCAACGTGATCCGCTCCTGGCGGGAAGCCCCTGAGCCCTTCTACATCGTGGGAACCGATATGAACCCCTTCCATCTGGAATGGGTGCCCGCCGACCGGGTCTATCTGGTCCCACCGGTCGATCACCCCGATTACCTGGATGCGATCGCGGAGATCGTGGAGCGCGAAGGGATCGACCTGATCCACGCCCAGCCCGATGTGGAGGTCCGCGCCCTCTCGGAGAACCGGGAGCGCTTTCCGGCCCGTGTATTCCTTCCGCGGAAGGAGACCATCCGGCTGCTCCAGGACAAGCAGGCTTCGGCGGAGCGCTGGCGTCAGGCTGGGATCCACACGTTCCCCACGGTGCCGGTGGAAACTCCGGAGGATCTAGAGCGGGCGGTGGAGATCATCGGGCTCCCCCTCTGGTTGCGCGCCCGAGAGGGGGCAGGGGCGCGGGGCGCCACCCTGGTGGAGCGCATCGAGACCGGTATCCACTGGATCGCTTACTGGCGGTCGCGGGGCGTGCGCTGGGAGTTCATCGCCCAGCCCTACTTCTCCGGCCGGGAGTTCGCCTGGCAATCCCTCTGGAAGGACGGGCGGCTCATCGTCTCCCAGGGACGACAGCGGATCGAATACATCTATCCCCACTTGGCGCCCTCCGGCCGCACGGGGACCAGCGCCGTGACGGTGACCGTGCATGACGAGCGGGTCAACGAGGTGGCTACGCGTTGTGTGCTGGCGGTGGATCCGCAGGCGACCGGGGTGTTCAGCGTGGACCTGATGGAAGACGAGCGGGGCAACCTGTTCCCCACTGAGATCAACGCCGGCCGCTTCTTCACCACCACGTATTTCTACACGCGGGCGGGCTGCAACATGCCCTATTATATGATCCGGCTGGCCTTCGACGAGCCCCTCCCGGAGCTCCCCTCCTATAACGCCCTGCCAGCTGGCCTTTACTGGATCCGTCACATCGACTGCCCTGCCGTCCTCGTCCCCCACGGTGCCTTGCGGGTTCAGCGGGAGCCCAGCCTGGCCTGGTTTGATGGAGCACAGTCCATGCAGGCCATCGAGGCAATGTGGCGTGCCCCCGCGTCGCCATAAACGAAGTGATGGATGAGAAATCTGTTCCCATATTCCCCTCGTTGCCAAGGAGGAGTGAAGCGCTATGAAACATGTGAGGCCTGAGGAACGATTGCAGGCGCTGCGAGCGGAGATCGCCCGGTTGATACGCGATGGGGACGATGAGGAGGGGCTCCGTCTTCGTGCCCTGCTGGCGGAACTGGAGCGCTGGGAAGCTGTGCGGCTCAACAGCCGCCCCACCCCCTGGCTTTCCAGGGATTCCCTGCCCCAATAGGTCCTCTGAAATCTACTATGGAGGGAAAGCGTCTTGCCCAGTGAAATCCGATATACCCTGATCATTCCCTGTTACAACGAGGCGGAGACTATCCCTCATCTCCGGGAGGCCCTCCGGCCCGTGATCGAGCAGCTGAAGAGCGATGGAGGGGTGGAGGTGCTTTTCGTGGACGACGGGAGCACCGATGGCACGGGGGATCTCCTGCGAGCGATCTTCGCGGGCTGGCCCTTCGTGCGGATCCTAAGCCACCCCCACAACCGGGGTCTGGGGGCTGCGTTGCGCACCGGATTCCAGGCGGCCCGCGGGGAAATCGTGATCACGACCGACAGCGATGGGACCTATCCCTTCGAAGAGACCCTCACGCTGCTGCGGCATCTACGGGAGAATGTGGATCTGGTGACCGCCTCGCCGTATGCCCCCGGTGGAGGCATCGAGGGCGTGCCCCCCTGGCGGCAGCTGTTCAGCTTCGGCGCTTCGTTTCTCTACCGGCTGATCTTGCACTCTCCGGTGCGCACCTACACCGCCCTCTTCCGCGCCTACCGCCGCCGTGTCCTGGAGGCGATCTCCATCGAGTCAGACGGCTATGTCGCGGTGGCGGAGATCATGGCCAAAGCCATCCGCCGGGGGTTTCGCGTGGCCGAATATCCGACCACCCTGCGAGTCCGCCGCTTCGGGCGCTCAAAGATGAAGATCCTGCGCACCATCCTGGCCCACCTGCGTCTGATGGCCCACCTGATCTTCCCGGTGAGGGCTGCGCCCTCCCTTCCCACCGGTCCTCTCCAGATGGCGGACAAAGAATCCGGAGGTCTTCGATGAGGGGAGCGCTGGGATATCTGCTGGTCAGCATTGTGTGCGCCGTCATCGGTCAGCTCCTGCTGAAACAGGGCATGCGGGAGATGGGCCCGGTGACCCTGAGCCTGTCCGGGCTGCCGGATCTGATCCTCCGCCTGGCCACCAGCCCATGGGTGGTGGTGGGGATGAGCCTGTATCTGGGAGGAAGCCTGTTCTGGCTGACGGCGCTGTCGCGGATCGACCTGAGCCTGGCCTACCCCTTCGCGGGACTGAACTACGTGCTGATCGTCATCGCCTCGTATCTGCTGTTTGGGGAATCCCTGAGCCCTCTCCGGGTGATCGGCGTGCTGCTCATCGCCCTGGGGGTCAGCCTGGTAGCCCGTAGCGCGTGAACGCGATTTTTAAGCCGCCTGGCCCTCTAGGCCAGGCCCCGGGAGGGAAGATGCGCATCGCAGTGATCGGGGGCGGGATCGTAGGGGTGAGCCTGGCCTATTTCCTGAGCCGGGCCGGGCATCGGGTGGTCCTGTATGAAGCCAGCGACCAGCCCGGCGGCCTGGCCGGGACCATCCGGCTGGGCGATGTGGAGGTGGATCGCTTTTATCACACGATCCTCTCCAGCGACACCCATATGCAGGCGCTGGCAGCGGAGCTCGGGATCGCGGACCGGCTACGGTTCCGTCCCACCGGATCCGCTTTCTTCCACGAGGGCCGGCTCTATCCGATGACGACCCTGCGGGATTTCATGGCTTTCCCCCTCCTGCGGACAGCGGATCGGATCCGCCTGGGGCTGACGATCCTCGCGGCCTACCTTCACCGGGATTGGCGCCGCCTAGAGGAAATCAGCGTGGAAGAGTGGCTGATCCGCTGGGGCGGCCGGCGGGCGTTTCAC from Thermoflexus hugenholtzii JAD2 harbors:
- a CDS encoding DegT/DnrJ/EryC1/StrS family aminotransferase, producing the protein MKIPMARPLIDEETRQAVLEVLASGRLAQGPRVLEFEERFAEWNEVPFAIAVSSGTAALLLALMALGVGPGDEVITTPLTFAATANVVLFVGARPVFADIDPMTLNLDPEAVERRITARTRAILLVHLYGNPCEMEAFQELTERYGLALIEDAAHAPGALYQGKPVGSFGIGCFSFYATKNITTGEGGMITTSDPRLARRLRMLRDHGQSAKYVHEILGLNFRMTELQATIGIGQLIHIDSWNARRRALAAIYDARLRGVDKLAITPRSTPVYHLYTIRVPAGLRDVLRQRLEEAGIETGVHYPIPLYRQPLYQRLGYNDSLPVAERATQEVLSLPIHPALREEEILYVIETVNTLMDELMGG
- a CDS encoding Gfo/Idh/MocA family protein, whose amino-acid sequence is MKPVRVGVVGVGSMGERHCRVLGSLRGVELVGVYDRCRERALEVAARYETRAFARLEDLAAAVEAATIATPTPTHAEIALELIERDVAVMIEKPMATSTIEAMAICEAARRRRVPVQVGHIERFNPVYIELKTILEPMRPISLTFRRLSPYAVSNRDADVILDLMVHDLDLAIDLIGAPPARIYPVGRQVFSEAVDYAILTMEFPGGELATLFASRVTEQKVRAIEITAAEAYIEADLLNKGITVYRYTIPIYTNDNQPVKYRQEGWMERIGIPMAEPLALELQHFVDCVRTGKTPQVSAQDGLRVIQLAERIRTLLYQGAAVALRFPSLAAPVGANPQLSEVER
- the wecB gene encoding non-hydrolyzing UDP-N-acetylglucosamine 2-epimerase, with product MSVVGARPEFIQAAPVSRALRQEHHEVLVHTGQHYDDRMSRIFFEDLDLPQPDYNLGVGSGPHGRQTGEMMARLEEVLFREQPDLVIVRGDTNSTLAGALAAAKLHIPLAHIEAGERSFNKRMPEEINRLVADRLADLHFCITRRAVQHLAREGITEGVFFVGDVMLDAVRIYLPRALERAPALLEQLDLSPGGYLLVTVHRAGNTDSPHRLAGVLSALNAIPEPILFPVHPRTRQALSRYGLQAADHVRLIEPVGYLDMLALEAHARMILTDSGGVQREAYFLGIPCLTLREETELMETVEVGWNLLVGTDPRRIVEAWRSFRPRGPRPPLFGDGHAAERIAAVLRQSPPRFGQHYRWPDQIRLRTFEDRELSLIPSPGWGSG
- a CDS encoding thiamine pyrophosphate-binding protein, translating into MNGAALLVESLQQQGVSVIFGLPGDEVAFFEALRGSPIRFITVRHEQAAAFMADAYGRLTRCPGVCFSTLGPGATNLATGLANALLDRSPVVALSDQVPTDQMRSGVHQYIDLTAMFQPITKWSAVIRDPELIPPTLEYAFRVARAERPGPVHLTLPVNVLERECFLFQLGSELPERPLSRGGRPDPRALQQMAAWLREARAPVLLVGNLPLRAGFLEALRRFIEAYQIPTLTTYMGKGALPEDHPLCLGVISRHARGELVGLFTACDLILTIGYDEVEGVKPSLWMVGNHKRVVCMDSVVEGESPLLSADLTLAGDVAAILEELTALAPADRQPWLEVTTVREAMQRPLQRPLAETAPLSPAAITRTLSRVLPDRGVITVDVGLNKYAMGLTYRIRGSQRILFSNGLSAMGFALPAALGARLACPEEPIVAVSGDGGFLMNVQELETSARHGLPVIALVLRDNALGLIHRMQMARFGDAVGTTLGNPDLPTLAAAFGARGITVDSVDILADVLIEALSSHQTWVVDIPTSYEGWLQ
- a CDS encoding ATP-grasp domain-containing protein, which translates into the protein MKKRPKRILLLGAGGPPGINVIRSWREAPEPFYIVGTDMNPFHLEWVPADRVYLVPPVDHPDYLDAIAEIVEREGIDLIHAQPDVEVRALSENRERFPARVFLPRKETIRLLQDKQASAERWRQAGIHTFPTVPVETPEDLERAVEIIGLPLWLRAREGAGARGATLVERIETGIHWIAYWRSRGVRWEFIAQPYFSGREFAWQSLWKDGRLIVSQGRQRIEYIYPHLAPSGRTGTSAVTVTVHDERVNEVATRCVLAVDPQATGVFSVDLMEDERGNLFPTEINAGRFFTTTYFYTRAGCNMPYYMIRLAFDEPLPELPSYNALPAGLYWIRHIDCPAVLVPHGALRVQREPSLAWFDGAQSMQAIEAMWRAPASP
- a CDS encoding glycosyltransferase — protein: MPSEIRYTLIIPCYNEAETIPHLREALRPVIEQLKSDGGVEVLFVDDGSTDGTGDLLRAIFAGWPFVRILSHPHNRGLGAALRTGFQAARGEIVITTDSDGTYPFEETLTLLRHLRENVDLVTASPYAPGGGIEGVPPWRQLFSFGASFLYRLILHSPVRTYTALFRAYRRRVLEAISIESDGYVAVAEIMAKAIRRGFRVAEYPTTLRVRRFGRSKMKILRTILAHLRLMAHLIFPVRAAPSLPTGPLQMADKESGGLR
- a CDS encoding SMR family transporter, whose protein sequence is MRGALGYLLVSIVCAVIGQLLLKQGMREMGPVTLSLSGLPDLILRLATSPWVVVGMSLYLGGSLFWLTALSRIDLSLAYPFAGLNYVLIVIASYLLFGESLSPLRVIGVLLIALGVSLVARSA